One genomic region from Deltaproteobacteria bacterium encodes:
- a CDS encoding response regulator, giving the protein MKKVLVVDDEESIRELYRADLSDEGYEVVLAVDGRQALVLLESFLPNLVTLDIKLPDIDGIEVLRRIREKNATIPVVLLTAFGEFRQDFNTWASDAYIVKSHDTTELKDTVRRLLGEG; this is encoded by the coding sequence ATGAAGAAGGTCCTTGTGGTGGACGACGAGGAGAGCATCCGCGAGCTGTACCGGGCGGACCTTTCCGACGAGGGGTACGAGGTGGTGCTGGCCGTGGACGGGCGGCAGGCGCTCGTCCTCCTCGAATCCTTCCTTCCGAACCTTGTGACGCTCGACATCAAGCTGCCGGACATCGACGGGATCGAGGTCCTCCGGCGGATCCGGGAGAAGAACGCGACGATTCCCGTCGTCCTGCTCACCGCCTTCGGCGAGTTCCGCCAGGACTTCAACACGTGGGCCTCCGACGCCTACATCGTGAAGTCCCACGACACGACGGAGTTGAAGGATACCGTCCGCCGGCTGCTGGGGGAGGGATGA